Genomic segment of Bacteroidota bacterium:
AAAAACGGGATTACAGAAAGAAAGATCAAGAAGTGAAAAAGTACGTTTATCAGCACCCAGGCCGCTGATAAAATAAACTTTTTGAAGGGATATAGCAGGATTATCCGACACTTATCAAAAAAATATTTTTCTTTCCTTTATTCACCAATAAAAAGCGATCAAGCAGCAGGTGTGAAGCATCAATTTTAAAATCAACTGTTTCTACTTTTTTCCGATTAAGACTTATACCGCCACCCTGTACATTTTTACGGGCATTCCCTTTACTGTCGAAAATATTTGTTTCAGCAAGAAAAGAAACAATATCTATTCCAGAATGAATTTTATCTCTTGAAAAAGAAATTTGGGTAACACCCTGCATATCTTCAAAATCTTTTAATGTGAGTTCTTCTGCCGGTATATCTTTTTGTGTAAATGTTTTTTCTGTAGTTGTTAATGCTTCCTGCAATGCATTTTCTCCATGCACAAAACGTGTAACTTCCTCTGCTAATCTTTTTTGTAAAATTCTTTTACCTGCATCTTTTTTATGTTCATCAAGAATTGAATTGATCTCAGCTTGTAGCAAAAAAGTAAAGATCTTGATCCATTTCTCTGCATCCTCATCACTTGCATTCAACCAGAACTGATAAAATTGGTAAGGAGTGGTTTTATTTGCATCCAACCATATATTCCCTTTTTCTGTTTTGCCAAACTTGCCGCCATCAGCTTTTGTTATTAACGGGCAGGTAAAAGCAAAGGCTTCACCACCTTCTTTTCTTCTTATCAGTTCAGTACCGGTTACAATATTTCCCCATTGATCACTACCGCCCATTTGCAGTTTGGCATTTTTATTTTTATACAACCAGTAAAAATCATAACCCTGAACCAACTGGTAAGTGAATTCTGTAAAACTCATTCCTGTTTCACCTTCCAATCGTTTCTTCACACTGTCTTTACTCATCATGTAGTTCACTGTGATATGTTTGCCCACATCACGAATAAAATTCAGAAAACTAAAATCTTTAAACCAGTCATAATTGTTCACCATTTCTGCGCAGTTTGTTTTCGATGTATCGAAGTCTAGATACTGCATCAATTGTTTTTTTACACCTTCCTGGTTATGCCGTAAAACATCTTCACTTAATAAATTTCTTTCTTCGCTTTTTCCGCTTGGATCACCAACCATGCCTGTAGCGCCACCTATTAAGGCAATCGGTTTGTGTCCGGCTTTTTGAAAATGCACCAGCAATAAAATAGGAACAAGGCTTCCGATATGCAGGCTATCTGCGGTCGGATCAAAGCCGATATAGGCAGTTGTCATTTCCTTTTTCAGCTGCTCTTCAGTGCCCGGCATGATGTCCTGTATCATCCCTCTCCATCGTAATTCTTCTATCAAGTTCATAGTTGTAACTCTGTGATTTGCAACAAAAGTAAGGTAGAATGCAAAAGGAACGGGGCATCGGCAATTTTTTTCTAACAAATTCGTTTTCAGATGATATTCTTTTCTGGCCGGACTATGTAATCCGGCCCGTATAAAGTATTTTTGAAGCCACATCCGCCACCTCTGAAAACTTAAATGAATTGCTTATTAGAAATCTTTAATCTGATGAAACGAACCCTTGTAACACTTACCCTATTAACTGCGATTTTTTCTGACTCGTCTGCACAGTTCAGAAAATATTCCAATGAATTTTTGAATATTGGCGCCGGTGCCCGAGGTCTTGCAATGGGGGGAGCACAGGTAGCATCAGTGAACGACGGAACGGCTAGTTATTGGAATCCTGCAGGTTTAGTAAACATAAAAGATGTTCCCCAGCTTAACATAATGCATGCTGAATATTTCGCCGGTATCGGTAAATATGATTTTGCAGGAATCGCTTTCCCTTCGGCAAATAAAAAAAGAACAGTAGCTGTCACCGGGTTGCGTTTTGCCGTAGATGATATCATGAATACTTTATTCCTGGTAGAACCCGATGGTTCTATCAATTATAACAATATCCAGGCTTTTTCATCGGCTGATTATGCATTTCTTGTTTCGTTTGCACAACGCCTGAAAGAAACGGAACATAAGAATGTACAGTTTGGAGTAAATGCAAAAGTTATTCATCGCAGCGTAGGTAAGTTTGCGAAAGCATGGGGTTTTGGTTTGGATGCAGGAGTGCAAATTCAAAAAGATAAATGGCGGTTTGGCATATCAGGTCGTGATATCACTACCACGTTCAATGCATGGTCATTTACATTTACTGAAAGAGAGAAAGAAGTTCTTTATCTCACCAACAATGAGATCCCCGTTAAATCTACTGAGTTGACGGCACCAAGGTTAGTGTTAGGCGTGGCAAGGGATTTTAAATTGGGAAAAAAATCAAGCCTCCTTGCTGAAGCCAATTTAGATTTGACTTTTGATGGAAAACGTAATACACTCGTAAGTGCAGATCCGGTAAGCGTTGATCCGAAACTGGGTTTGGAATTTAATGTCAACAATGTTTTTTACCTGCGTGCAGGTATCAATAATTTCCAGAGGGCATTGGCGGATGGGGATACATTGAATCAAAAAAAGGTCTGGATCTATCAGCCGGGTGGTGGTGCAGGGTTTAAAATACAGAATGTAACGATTGATTATGCATTTACCAATCTAGCCAACCAATCTAACCCGTTATTTACCCATGTGTTTTCGTTGCGGCTGAATTTGGTGAGTGACCCAAACCGTAAGAAAAAATAAAATCAGGCATCCGAAATAAACCATTGAGCAATGAAACGAATTTTACTTATACTGTTTATTCTGAGCGGAGTTCTGGTGAAAGCACAGAACTTTAATAATGAATGGATAGATTACAATAAAACTTATTACAAGTTTAAAGTCGGTGCTACAGGTTTGTATCGCATTAATCAATCTGCTTTAGCCTCATGGGGTCTGGGTACTGTGCAGGCGCAACACTTTCAATTATGGAGAAATGGCCAGGAAGTGCCAATTTATACATCTATTCAAACCGGTTTATTCGGTGCATCCGATTATATTGAATTTTGGGGTAAGATGAATGATGGCAAAGTGGATAAAGTGATGTACAGAATTCAGGATCACCAACTGAATGATGCATGGAATTTTAATACTGATACGGCAGCATTCTTTCTTACGGTAAATACAACAAGTCCCAATTTCAGGTTGGCGCCAACGATCAATGATGTTGCAGGAAACTCATTGCCTGCTGAACCATATTTTATGCATACAGCCGGAGTTGATTTCAGGACAAAGCAAAACCCGGGCTTTGCAGCAGTGATAAGTGAATATGTATACTCATCTTCTTATGACCAGGGAGAAGGATGGACATCTGCAGATATTGGCAGAACAACAACTACTGAATTTATATTGGGCAGTTTTCCCAATTCATTGAAAGTATATACGGGAGCCGGCGCACCTGAATCAAGATTCAGAATTAATGCAGTAGGTAATGCGCTTAATCCACGAGAGTTTAGTGTAAGTATTAACGGTAATCCAATTGATACACAACGAATGGATTATTTTGATTATGTAAAACTGGATATTCCTTTGGATGCAGCAAATATTACTTCAGCAGCTACTACAGTAACCTTAAATAATATTACAACTGTTAATAGTGACAGGATGGTGGTTGGAATGTTTGGGATAGATTATCCACGGATATTCGACTTTGATAATTCAATAAACTTCAAATTCAAATTGCCAGCTTCAGTTGCAGGTAATTATCTTGAAATAAACAATTTCAATTTTGGTGGGATAACGCCAGTATTACTTGATCTTACAAATGGGCAGCGCTATGTTGCAGATATGGGTAATCAACCAACCTTACGTTTTAAGTTATTGCCTTCAACTACTGAACGGGAATTGGTTTTGGTTTCACAGAATGCCTCAAATTATTCTTCAGTAGTCAATGCTGTTCAGAGAAATTTTGTTAATTATACTGGGACTGCATATGAGGGTGATTATTTAATTATCTCACATGCGGCATTGATGACCGGGCCAAATGGTTCAAATCCCGTTGAAGCATATAAAACTTATAGAAGCTCAACCGCTGGCGGCGGTTACAACGCTAAGATTTACATGATAGAAGATTTAGTTGACCAATTTGGATTTGGTATTAAAATGAATCCTTTATCAGTAAGAAATTTTCTGCGTTGGGCAAGGGCAACATATGCGGTGCAGCCCAAATTTGTTTTTTTGATCGGTAAAGGATTAACCTATAACCAATTTCGGGCATTTGAGTCGAATCCAGATGTATACAAGCTAGGATTCATTCCAACATTTGGGCACCCCGCTTCTGATAATCTCTTAAGTGCTGATCCTGGAAACCTGATACCTGTAACACCTATTGGAAGGTTATCTGTAATTAACGGAGAAGAGATACTTAATTACCTTGCAAAGGTTATTGTATATGAACAAACTCAAAAAACGAATTCACCTGCCATTCAGGATAAAGCATGGATGAAAAATGTAATACATGTAGTGGGTGCCAGTGATGAAAACCTGGAAGCATTGTTGGAAGCTTATATGAACAGGTATCGTGATATAATTAAAGACACTCTATTCGGCGCTAATGTGCATTTATTCAGCAAAACATCAGCAGAGACAGTTACATTGCTTAATACGGTAAGACTAAAACAATTGATGGAAGAGGGAGTGAGCTTACTTACTTACTTTGGTCACTCTGCCACCAGTTCACTTGAATTTAATTTGGATGATCCGGCCAGCTATAATAACACAGGCAAGTACCCGGTAATGATAGTGATGGGTTGTAATGCAGGAAATCTTTTTAATTTTAATACGGTTCGTTTTCTTGTAAGGGAAACATTATCTGAAAAATTTGTTCTCGCTGCTAATAAAGGATCTATTGCTTTTATAGCAAGTACACACTTCGGTATTGTACATTACCTTGATATTTACAACACAAAAAACTATACTGCCATATCTACAACTCATTATGGTAAAACGCTAGGTGAGCAAATGAAGGAAACGATTACACAAGTCTTTAACCTTACATCACAATTGGATTATTATGCCCGGTTTCAATGTGAACAAACCAGCTTACATGGTGACCCTGCTATAAAACTAAATTATTTCGAGAAGCCTGATTATGCGATTGAAGAGCCAATGGTAAAGATTTCCCCGAATATCATTTCAATAGCTGAAGATAGTTTCCAGTTGAATGTACAGTATGTGAATCTTGGAAAGGCTGTTAATAAAAATATTGTAGTAGAAGTAAAACGTACCTATCCCACTACTAACGTTACTGAAGTTATTTATAAGGATACAATTCCGGGTATACGTTTTATAGATTCACTGAAACTTAAAATACCAGTTGTAGCTACCCGGGATAAAGGATTAAATAGGATAACGATTACAATTGATGCAGAAAACCAGGTAGATGAAACATTTGAATCAAATAATTCTGTTACAAAGGACTTTTTCATATACGAGGATGAAGCGAGACCAGTTTACCCATACAATTTTTCAATTATCAATAAACAAAATATTAAGCTTATTGCTTCTACTGCTAACCCGTTAAGTACACTCAAGCCTTATATGCTGGAAATTGATACGACTGAATTGTTTAATTCACCAATGAAAGCAACTCGTACACTTAGCTCAGTTGGAGGAGTTCTTGAGTTTAGCCCAGGAATAATTTTTACAGATAGCACTGTTTATTATTGGAGAGTAGCTCCACAGCCAACAACAGGCTTGCCGGTATGGAATAGCTCATCATTTATTTACCTGGCTAATAACGACCTGGGATATAATCAAAGCCATTACTTTCAACATGGCCACTCGGTCTATTCGGGTGTTATATTAAAGGAAGACAGAAAGCTTGTATTTGATTCAAGTAATAATAATCTTTTTATCAAGAATGCGATCTTCCCTACAGCCTCAAACCAGGCACCAGACTTCATTATTTCCGTAAATGATTCCGCATTTATTGCGGGTGGATGTAATTATGATGCCATAATGGTCAGTGTCTTTAACCCTAAAACACTTAAAGCTTTAAAAAATGATTACTCCGGACCTACCGGATTGTACGAAAGTCTCCGATTGACTTGTGGTATCAGGCGGGAGTATACATTTGAATATCTTTTTACAGATACTGCATCTCGGCGTAAGCTCATGAATTTCCTGAATAATGTAGTTCCTGACGGTTCATATGTGGTAATACGGGGAAATAACAGCCCTACCGATCCGGTGGGACTCGCTTATCCTAATGTATGGAAAGATGATACACTTCTTTATGGTTCCGGAAATTCATTGTACCATACTTTATATAACCAGGGATTTGCAACACTAGACAGTTTTAACCGTCCTCGTACATTCATCTTCACATATAAGAAAAATGATGCGACAGCATTTCCTCCAAGAACACTATTTACTGCAGGTAACTATGATAAAATTTACATGGATGTCAATATAAAAACTCCGGATACTGTCGGGTTGATAACATCACCGTTAATGGGTCCTGCCAAAGAATGGAGAACTTTAAAATGGAGAGGTACTGTTGCACCGGATATTAACCCACTTGATAGTGTATCACTTGCATTGATCGGTATATCACCGACCGGGCAAGAGATTGTATTGTTAAATAACCTGACCACTGCACAGCAAGATTATGATATTTCTTCTTTCAGCGCAACAGCTTATCCTTATATGAGACTTCGTTTATTTACAAAGGATACACTGAACTTTACACCTTACCAGCTTCGTTACTGGAGATTAACTTATGTGCCGGTACCGGAAGGTGCAATTGCACCGAATATCCTTTTTGAATCTAAGGATACTGTTGATGTAGGTGAACCATTCAACTTTAAAGTCGCATTTAAAAATGTCAGCGAAATTCCATTCGATAGTCTTAAAGTAAAAATGGTTATAACTGATAAAAGTAATACGCCAAATATTATTCCAATACCGAGAAAAAAGGCATTAGCGGTAAACGATACGATCGTAGTAAGCACAACTGTACAGACACCTTCACTTTCTGGGTACAATACAATTTATGTAGAAGTGAATCCTGATGATGATCAGCCGGAACAATATCATTTTAATAATTTCTTATTTAAAACATTGTATGTAAAACCAGACAGCCTTAACCCGCTGCTTGATGTTACGTTTGATAATGTCCATATCTTAAACCGGGATGTTGTTTCATCCAAACCGCATATAGTGGTAAAACTAAAAGATGAAGCAAGATGGATGATACTGGATGATACCAGTCTTTTAACTGTAAAAGTGAAGTATCCCGGTGGTACGGTACGCCAGTTTAATTTCAATAACGATACATTACGGTTTACACCGGCTGGCCAGGCACCGAATGCTAATAATACAGCCGCTATTGACTTCTTCCCATACTTTACACAAGATGGCGAGTATGAATTGATCGTAACCGGTAAAGACAGAAGTGAAAATGCAGCTGGTAATATTGAATACAGAGTGGTATTTAAGGTCATCAACAAACCGATGATCTCAAATATGCTGAATTACCCGAATCCGTTTACTACATCTACAGCATTTGTATTTACAATAACCGGAAGCGAGGTGCCGCAAAATATTCGAATACAGATATTGACTATTACTGGTAAAGTGGTGAGGGAAATAACAAAAGATGAATTAGGGCCTTTACATATCGGCCGAAACATCACTGAGTTTAAATGGGATGGAACAGACAGTTATGGACAAAAGCTGGCAAACGGTATTTATCTGTACCGCGTCATTACCAATCACAAAGGAAAGGCGTTGGAGAAATATCGTAGTAATGAGACAGATAATGAAGACAATACCGATAAGTTCTTCAACAATGGATATGGAAAAATGTATCTAATGCGTTAATTAATAAATTTTAAGTGTGAAGAAGGGCCGCAAATACGGCCCTTTTTCTTTATGCGTAAGTGTTGTTTGTCCATCAACTGTTACTTTTGCGCATCGCTTGAAAATATTATATGGCAAAAATCGCAATCAATATATCAACCGGCAGTCTGCAGCAACAGGAAATGATCGTTGGAATAGACCTGGGAACCACCAACAGCCTCGTCGCCATCATTCACCCCGAAACAAAGAAACCGGTCGTGTTAAAAGAGTTTGATGGAAATGCACTGGTGCCTTCTATTCTTCATTTTTCTAAAAGTGGCGAAATAACAGTTGGAGATGAGGCAAAAAAGTTTTTGATTGCTGAACCAGAGAATACGGTGTTTTCTGTGAAGCGGTTAATGGGTAAATCATATAATGATATCCGTGAGCATACAGGCTTTTTTACCTATAAAATAATTGATGATAATACCGAAAGCCTTGTGAAAGTGCAAGTAGGTGAAAAGTTTTATTCTCCCATTGAGCTTTCTTCTTTTATTCTGAAAGAATTAAAAAAAAGGGCAGAACATATTTTAAAAACACCGGTTACAAGAACTGTAATAACAGTACCTGCTTATTTTAATGATGCGCAGCGCCAGGCTACAAGAGATGCTGGTAAGCTTGCAGGGCTCGATGTAATGCGAATAGTGAATGAGCCAACGGCGGCAAGTTTGGCTTACGGCTTAGGTTTAAATAAAGAGGAAGAAAAAACTATTGCTGTATATGATTTAGGTGGTGGCACATTTGATATTTCTGTTTTACGGATAACAGGTGGTGTATTTGATGTGCTTTCAACAAATGGTGATACTTATCTAGGTGGTGATGATTTTGACAGGGCTATAAGCGAATACTGGATCAATGCAAAAGGATGGAATGAAAAGGCAACCGACGATAATTTCAGGCAGCAAATAAGATTATTAGCAGAAGAAGCCAAGAAGCATTTAAGTTTTAATAATACTTTTTCTTATCAGTTGAATGGAGAGGATCTATCACTTTTGAAAACTGAGTATGAAAATCTTATTAGACCTCTTGTTGAAAAAACAATTGCCTGTTGCATAAATGCTGTGATTGATGCGGGAATTAAAGTTGCTGAAATAAATGAGGTAGTGATGGTAGGTGGTAGTACAAGAGTGCCGCTTGTTATCGAATCAGTAAGTAAGTTTTTTAAAAGAAAAGTAAATGATACTGTTAATCCTGATGAAGTAGTGGCATTGGGAGCAGCCGTACAAGCAGATATTTTAGCAGGCAACAATAAAGATTTTTTATTGCTTGACATAACACCCTTATCGTTGGGTATTGAAACAATGGGCGGGTTGATGGATGTGCTGATCCCGAGAAATTCAAAAGTTCCTTCGAAAGCAGGCAGACAATATACTACTCAGAAAGATGGACAAAGTGGAATGCGGATTTCCGTATACCAGGGTGAAAGAGACCTCGTAAAAGATAACCGGAGACTAGCAGAATTTAATTTAACAGGTATACCGGCAATGCCCGCAGGATTGCCAAAAGTGGAAGTGAGTTTCCTAGTGAATGCAGACGGAATATTGGTTGTAAAAGCGAAAGAACTAAGAAGCGGAGTAGAACAAAGCATTGAAGTAAAACCGCAATATGGATTAACAGATGCGGAAGTAGAACAAATGCTATTGGATTCCATCACTCATGCTAAAGAAGATATGCAGACAAGGGCTTTGGTAGAAGCACAGACAGAAGGAAAACAAATAGTTGATGCAACGGGGTTGTTTATTGAAAAAAACAAAGAGTATCTGCTTGATGAGGAAATATCCATTACACAAAATGCAATAAGCGGATTGCAAACTTTGATCAATTCCGGAACTAAGGATGAAATTCAGGGAGCTATTGAAAAGCTGAATGAAATTTCAAGGCCTTATGCAGAGCGGCTGATGAATGAAGCGATCGGTAAAGCCATGAAAGGAAAGATTATTTAAACAAGCTTTTGTTCCTTGTTTTTTTTATACACAAAAAAAGTAGTAGTAAAATGAGAATAGTGATATTGATTTGCAAAACTGTTCTAATTGGTTTGGGGTTAAAGTTGAATTCAATAATATGATCACCGTCAGTAACAGGTACTGAAATAAATGTTTTAAAAGCTGTAGAATGTTTTATTTCTTTTCCATCCATTGAAACTCGCCAGTACGGATAATTGTTTTGCAATAAAACAAGAAATTTATATCCGCTATTACTGACACTGCATTTAATTTTTCCAGGTCCGTTTTCAATCACTTTAATAGCTGAAGAATCAAAGCTTGTGAATGCGGTGGTCAATGTATCTGAACTAAGAAATAACCACGCCTGTTGATTAATAAAATTAGTTAATGCTGAATCGCTGAAAAAGGCTGCACTTGATTTTAACTGTACGGGGTAATCTTCCATTTCGGGGTTGCCGATTTTTTT
This window contains:
- the hscA gene encoding Fe-S protein assembly chaperone HscA, giving the protein MAKIAINISTGSLQQQEMIVGIDLGTTNSLVAIIHPETKKPVVLKEFDGNALVPSILHFSKSGEITVGDEAKKFLIAEPENTVFSVKRLMGKSYNDIREHTGFFTYKIIDDNTESLVKVQVGEKFYSPIELSSFILKELKKRAEHILKTPVTRTVITVPAYFNDAQRQATRDAGKLAGLDVMRIVNEPTAASLAYGLGLNKEEEKTIAVYDLGGGTFDISVLRITGGVFDVLSTNGDTYLGGDDFDRAISEYWINAKGWNEKATDDNFRQQIRLLAEEAKKHLSFNNTFSYQLNGEDLSLLKTEYENLIRPLVEKTIACCINAVIDAGIKVAEINEVVMVGGSTRVPLVIESVSKFFKRKVNDTVNPDEVVALGAAVQADILAGNNKDFLLLDITPLSLGIETMGGLMDVLIPRNSKVPSKAGRQYTTQKDGQSGMRISVYQGERDLVKDNRRLAEFNLTGIPAMPAGLPKVEVSFLVNADGILVVKAKELRSGVEQSIEVKPQYGLTDAEVEQMLLDSITHAKEDMQTRALVEAQTEGKQIVDATGLFIEKNKEYLLDEEISITQNAISGLQTLINSGTKDEIQGAIEKLNEISRPYAERLMNEAIGKAMKGKII
- a CDS encoding PorV/PorQ family protein, encoding MKRTLVTLTLLTAIFSDSSAQFRKYSNEFLNIGAGARGLAMGGAQVASVNDGTASYWNPAGLVNIKDVPQLNIMHAEYFAGIGKYDFAGIAFPSANKKRTVAVTGLRFAVDDIMNTLFLVEPDGSINYNNIQAFSSADYAFLVSFAQRLKETEHKNVQFGVNAKVIHRSVGKFAKAWGFGLDAGVQIQKDKWRFGISGRDITTTFNAWSFTFTEREKEVLYLTNNEIPVKSTELTAPRLVLGVARDFKLGKKSSLLAEANLDLTFDGKRNTLVSADPVSVDPKLGLEFNVNNVFYLRAGINNFQRALADGDTLNQKKVWIYQPGGGAGFKIQNVTIDYAFTNLANQSNPLFTHVFSLRLNLVSDPNRKKK
- a CDS encoding tyrosine--tRNA ligase, translated to MNLIEELRWRGMIQDIMPGTEEQLKKEMTTAYIGFDPTADSLHIGSLVPILLLVHFQKAGHKPIALIGGATGMVGDPSGKSEERNLLSEDVLRHNQEGVKKQLMQYLDFDTSKTNCAEMVNNYDWFKDFSFLNFIRDVGKHITVNYMMSKDSVKKRLEGETGMSFTEFTYQLVQGYDFYWLYKNKNAKLQMGGSDQWGNIVTGTELIRRKEGGEAFAFTCPLITKADGGKFGKTEKGNIWLDANKTTPYQFYQFWLNASDEDAEKWIKIFTFLLQAEINSILDEHKKDAGKRILQKRLAEEVTRFVHGENALQEALTTTEKTFTQKDIPAEELTLKDFEDMQGVTQISFSRDKIHSGIDIVSFLAETNIFDSKGNARKNVQGGGISLNRKKVETVDFKIDASHLLLDRFLLVNKGKKNIFLISVG